From the genome of Nitrospirota bacterium, one region includes:
- a CDS encoding four helix bundle protein has product IAKGSAAELRTQVYISQEVKVFSNSDAKELIQELKSISKMLQALHNLLKNREP; this is encoded by the coding sequence ATATAGCAAAAGGTTCGGCTGCGGAACTGAGAACACAAGTATATATTTCACAAGAGGTCAAGGTATTTTCTAATAGTGATGCGAAAGAACTCATTCAAGAATTGAAGTCAATTTCAAAAATGCTCCAAGCGTTACATAACTTGTTGAAAAACCGTGAACCGTAA